One genomic region from Desulfobaccales bacterium encodes:
- a CDS encoding DUF3850 domain-containing protein, whose protein sequence is MSIRPRKRHELKCWPEFFQPTLNAHKCFELRRDDRLEGFQVGDELLLREWVPGNGAHQNPGYTGREVLVRVDYIMTSETVHNLMSLRSMVDDYVIMSISRVH, encoded by the coding sequence ATGAGCATAAGACCGAGAAAGCGCCACGAACTGAAATGCTGGCCGGAGTTTTTTCAGCCAACTCTTAACGCCCACAAATGCTTCGAGTTACGCCGGGATGACCGGCTGGAAGGGTTCCAGGTGGGGGATGAACTGCTGTTGAGGGAGTGGGTACCTGGGAATGGGGCTCATCAAAATCCTGGCTACACTGGCCGGGAAGTCCTGGTACGGGTGGACTACATCATGACGTCTGAGACGGTTCATAATCTGATGAGTCTCAGGTCAATGGTGGATGATTACGTCATCATGTCCATAAGCCGAGTGCATTAA